CCTCCTTATTCTCTGCCTTAAAGATTAGAGAAACCAAAGCATCAGCATAAACCTTATTGTCCATGTTTTTAATGAGTTTTGGATATGCATAGATGGTTAGTTTTGATGGGATTTTTGCAAGCGCCTCTGCACTCGCATATCTTATTACCTCAAATTCACTATCCAACGATTTTATGAGAAAAGGAATGTAATTATAAACCTCTTCAACATACTTCTCCCCCACCTTTCCAATGATCTTTATACCAAGAGCAATAATCTCCCTATTTTTTGGATCGAAGGTTTGAAACTCATAAATAATGTCTTCAAGATCTTTCTCCTTTGTTTCCCTCACCAAAGTAAATACGTCCTCCAAAATCTCTAATTCTAAAATTTCATCCACATCTTTATTGTATATTTCCTTTAATGCCTTTAACTTTGATCTATTTCCCAATCTAAACATTTTTTTATAGTTCATTTAACAGCCCCTCTATAATTTTATCAAATTCTTCAGTTTCCTTTAATATCCTATCAATAACCCCTGTTTTTTTGTTGTTTGATTTTGCCTCATTCTTCATCTTTTTTAGTTCTAATTTTATACAGCCAACTTTGCATAGGATTTCAATAAGTTTGTTGTAGTCCTTTCCGCAATTTTTGATTCGTTTGGTGTCGATATATTTTAATTCTTTCTTTAGATGATTTAGCACTTCTTTTTTCTCCAAAGCATATTGAGAGTAGGAATTGGAAACTTCAAAGACAATCTTTGATACAACCATGTAATCCTCAACTTCATCCCAAAATACATGCCTTAAGATTTCCAAGTCCTCTTCATCAGCCTCTTTTTTTCCATTCAATAAAGCATAACTTTTTATTGCCTTTATAGATTTCTTCAATCTCCTATCAGAAATGAATACATTGTTGTGGTTTAGTTTTGTCTTTATATCAATCAAATAATCAATTATATTATCTATATTAACTTTTTCTGCCTTTTTTTGTAACTTTTTTATATCATCTGTTGTTATTTTTGTGCTTGGAATATACTCCTCATCCAAATAAATTAAATTCTTTAAATTCTCTTTGGATTTTATACTACTCACAATCTTCCTAAACAAAAACCTATCATAAAATGCCAACAACTCATTCTCCTCTGGCAGTTCATTGGATGCACCAAACAAACTTATCAAAGGCACTCTTTGGATAACATCTCCGTTGTGGTAAATTCTCTCATTCATTATTGATAGTAAAGCGTTTAATATACTGCTATTTGCTTTAAAAATCTCATCTAAGAATGCAATTTCAGCATTTGGTAGATAGTTCTCTGTTTTTCTAACGAATCTATCATTTTCTTTGAGTTCTTTAATACTTAAAGGTCCAAAGAGTTCATCCTCTGTAGAGAATCTCGTTATAAGTTTTTCAAAGTAATTTGCATTTATGTGGGATGCTATCGCTCTAATCAGTTGGGATTTAGCAACTCCAGGATTTCCTAAGAATATACAGTGTTCATTCGCAATTAATGCAGTTAAGGCAATATCTACCTCCTCATCCCTCTCTATGAAGTAACTCCTCAGTTCCTCTCTTATTTTTTGAAGTTTCATTGTTTCCTCCATAATACTTTATGATAACTTTTTATTATTAAATTATTATTTAAATTTAACCTTTTTTAAATACAATACATTCAAAAATTGAAATATTGCAAAAAAGTGTTAGTTCTTATTTTTTTTATAAACCTCCACATCCATAACATATATGAGTCCATTATTCCCAACAATATCGGTAATTTTTGGTAGAACTTTTAATATATTCTCCTCTTTATCAACGCATTCAATCACAACTGGCAGATTCATAGACAACCTCAAAATATCAAACCTTGAAATCCCCCTAACGCCATAACCACACACGCCTTTAAATGTCGTTGCACCAGAGATATTATTTTCTTTCAAGATTTTGATGATGTATTTGTATAAAGCCTCATCCCTATACTTATCCCCTTCTCTCAAATAAATCCTTAATAATTTTGCTTTTATCATTTAAATCACCCCTACAATGCATACTGAGCGAAGTAATTGGTTGTGTACTTAACGTTATTAATGAATATTTTGTTTTGTTTTAAGTTCAATATTTGAATAATATTAAAAAGTCACATAAAATCCCTTATCCAATTAATTATCTACTTAAATATCATCAATGAAACTAATCGTCCAATATATACCATAAACAAACATCCTAAAACATTTATGAGGATATTCAATGTTGCCTTAATTAACAATCCATCTTCCATCAATGCAAACGTTTCATAGGAAAATGTTGAGAACGTTGTTAATGCCCCACAAAATCCAGTAGTAATGAGGAATTTTACATCACTTGATATATAAAATATGGACGAATACATAAAAAATCCAAGGATAAAACTTCCTATTAAATTTACGGTTAGTGTTCCTGTTGGTAATCCAAATTTAACTGGTATAATACCTCCAATAACATACCTCAATATCGCTCCAAAAAAACCACCAATACCAATTAGTAGCAATTCTCTCATTTATCTCCCTCCAAAATACAAATGCATAAATATGAAAAATCCATTTTTAGCAAATTTTTTAAAGAATCCCTAACTATTCTTTCATTTTCATAGGTTAAATTTTCACAAACAATCATTTCTTTCCCTGGATTTACACCATTATTTATTAGATACTCCATATCTTCCTTTACGTTGCTTGGTAAAAAAATAACCTTCTGATTATTTTTTATTAGATTTAGCAATTTTCTTCTATTTTCTTCCCTTCCATGGAGTGTTATTATTTCATAGTCCTCCCAAGATATTTTTAATCTTGCTGCTGCAATTTGAATGGATGAGATTCCAGAGATAACTTCAATATCTTCCTTCTTAACCCCTAAACTTAATATCGTCTTTAACAACCCACTAAAACATGGATCACCAGTAGATAAAATAGAAACATTGATATTTTTGTCTTTTGTAGAGTTTATTATCTCTTTTAATTCTTCCCTCAAATTTTTTGTTAAGTAGTATTTTTTATCCTCTTCAATATCAAATAAATCCAAAGCCCTTCTACTTCCAACAACAACATCCGAATTTTTTACCACTTCAATAGCCATTAATGTCAAATATCTTTTATCCCCTGGGCCAATGCCGATAACATATAGCATAAAACCACCAAAAAATAAATAAAATTTTAATTAAATAATATTAAATCTAAATTAATCTTTAAGAAGTTTTTTAGCAAGAACTTCTGCCCATGAAGCCTCAAGAACAACGCTTAATATTATGGTCATGAAGGTAGCAACCAATATTCCTCCTGCCAATTCACTTGGTGGTATAATGTGGGATATACTGGCTGGTACTATAGACGGGTTGTTCATTATTTCTGAATAAACCATTGCCGCTAACGTGGCTGGAACCACACCTCTTGGCCCTTCAAGAGCCATATATATTCTTTCAGTTATTGACCTTACTGGTGGAATTGCCGTTGCTATTAATACACCAATAGGTCTTGCTGTAAATATTGAACCTAAGGCACATAAGATTGCAAGAACGCCATAATTTGTAAGTAAATTCAATGAAATTCCTGCACCCAATAGAACGAATATTAATATTCTTACAAACACAGATAGTTCATTATAAAATGTGGCCACTTTTTCCATTTCTTCACGCTTTTCAGATTTTTCTGCAAGCGTATTTCCAATATATAGTCCCATTATAGCAACGGTCATAAATCCACTAATTTCATATCCAGTTAGTTTTGGAAATATTACTTCTGCAATACACCAAAAGACCAACGTAAGACCCAATGTAAATGGTGCAATATAGTCCCTAAATCTTATTTTTGATACAATTATTTCATAAAATTTTCCACCAATAAGACCTAAAACAACCCCGCCTATAGCCAATGTAAAGAAATCCACCAATGGATTTTCACTTGTAGCCAACAACCCCATTGCAGAAAGGCATAAAACTGTTGTCACAATCCCAAGAGGGTCATTAAATACACTCTCTGCCTCAAGTATAACAGAAATCTCTGAGTTTATATCCAATTTTGACATTATAGGAATTAATGTTGCAGGGTCTGTAGCACAGGTTATTGATCCAAACAAAAACCCAATTATAGATAATAAAGGTAATTTAAATATTAGGTTAAATATTATACCCGATATAAACAAAGTTATTAACAATGCGAATATATCAAGTTTCAGAACCACATCTAAAACCCTTCTTAAAATTGCCCACTCCATTTCAAATGAACCTATAAAAAGAAGAATTATTAAACCAAGGTTTCCTATAAATCCAAAGACACTCTGAACATAAGATTCCTGAACTACCCCAGCAATAGGTCCGAGAATTAACCCGAATATTAGTAATAAGGGAATATCGGGTATATTGAGTTTTTCAGCAATTTTTGCTATGATAGAACCCCCAACAAAGAGGATTGACAAATAGGTGATAAGTAAGTACATTTTCTCACCTCACTTGTAAAATTTAGATAGTACTTGTTACCACACCAGTTTATATACTTTATCTAAATTTAATGGTGTTAAGTGATTTATATTAAAAATAAAAAATCTTCCAATTTGTAAATTCCATAATTTCTTTGAAATATCTGTTATATGAAAAAACGTACATAAAAATGGAGGATATCATGGATTTAGAAAAGTACGATGTTGTTATTGTTGGAGGAGGACCTGTTGGATGCATAACAGGGGAGAGCATAAAAAACCATAACGTTCTTATTGTTGAGGAACATCAGAGTATTGGAGTTCCCCTACAGTGTGCTGGGTTAGTGAGTAAGAGAGGATCTAAAGAGTTGGGGGATCCAAAAGGTTGTGTAAATAAAATTAGAGGGGCGTATATACATGCAAAGGGTACAACCCTAAATATAGGAAATGAAGAAATTAGGGCATACGTTTATGAAAGGAAAGTTATGGATAAGGATATTGCAATAAGAGCATCGAAACATGCTGATTTTTTATTAAAAACTTATGGAAGAATAAAAATTGAGAAAAATAAGTATAAATTAATTCTAAACCATATGGGAGAGGAATTCGAAATATTTCCAAAGATTATCATCGGATCTGATGGAACAAAATCCACCATAGGGAAATCCATTGGACTAATTAACAACAAAAATAGGGAGATTTTATCAAGTTGTCAGTTTGAGATGGTTGATGTTGATATTGATGATGATTTTGTGCATGTGTTTATTGATAAAGATTATAGTAGAGAATTTTTTATTTGGATAATCCCAATGGGAAAAGATAGGGTTAGGGTTGGGTTG
This genomic window from Methanotorris formicicus Mc-S-70 contains:
- the crcB gene encoding fluoride efflux transporter CrcB, with translation MRELLLIGIGGFFGAILRYVIGGIIPVKFGLPTGTLTVNLIGSFILGFFMYSSIFYISSDVKFLITTGFCGALTTFSTFSYETFALMEDGLLIKATLNILINVLGCLFMVYIGRLVSLMIFK
- a CDS encoding cobalt-precorrin-7 (C(5))-methyltransferase, with the translated sequence MLYVIGIGPGDKRYLTLMAIEVVKNSDVVVGSRRALDLFDIEEDKKYYLTKNLREELKEIINSTKDKNINVSILSTGDPCFSGLLKTILSLGVKKEDIEVISGISSIQIAAARLKISWEDYEIITLHGREENRRKLLNLIKNNQKVIFLPSNVKEDMEYLINNGVNPGKEMIVCENLTYENERIVRDSLKNLLKMDFSYLCICILEGDK
- a CDS encoding geranylgeranyl reductase family protein; this encodes MDLEKYDVVIVGGGPVGCITGESIKNHNVLIVEEHQSIGVPLQCAGLVSKRGSKELGDPKGCVNKIRGAYIHAKGTTLNIGNEEIRAYVYERKVMDKDIAIRASKHADFLLKTYGRIKIEKNKYKLILNHMGEEFEIFPKIIIGSDGTKSTIGKSIGLINNKNREILSSCQFEMVDVDIDDDFVHVFIDKDYSREFFIWIIPMGKDRVRVGLCDKGNCYKKLVDFINNHPIAKEMLKNATTTEFSVGALPIGYSKTVKDNVLLVGDAAGQVKPLTGGGLYYGARCAKICGEIVDKYLSNDYDLDYLKNYEKLWKREIGREIDIGLKIRKIFLKMNNNQIEKILNFIKNSGLIEYINEHGDMDKPSYVVKHVFENYFKGFLKFR
- a CDS encoding cation:proton antiporter, with the protein product MYLLITYLSILFVGGSIIAKIAEKLNIPDIPLLLIFGLILGPIAGVVQESYVQSVFGFIGNLGLIILLFIGSFEMEWAILRRVLDVVLKLDIFALLITLFISGIIFNLIFKLPLLSIIGFLFGSITCATDPATLIPIMSKLDINSEISVILEAESVFNDPLGIVTTVLCLSAMGLLATSENPLVDFFTLAIGGVVLGLIGGKFYEIIVSKIRFRDYIAPFTLGLTLVFWCIAEVIFPKLTGYEISGFMTVAIMGLYIGNTLAEKSEKREEMEKVATFYNELSVFVRILIFVLLGAGISLNLLTNYGVLAILCALGSIFTARPIGVLIATAIPPVRSITERIYMALEGPRGVVPATLAAMVYSEIMNNPSIVPASISHIIPPSELAGGILVATFMTIILSVVLEASWAEVLAKKLLKD
- a CDS encoding DUF190 domain-containing protein is translated as MIKAKLLRIYLREGDKYRDEALYKYIIKILKENNISGATTFKGVCGYGVRGISRFDILRLSMNLPVVIECVDKEENILKVLPKITDIVGNNGLIYVMDVEVYKKNKN
- a CDS encoding AAA family ATPase; its protein translation is MKLQKIREELRSYFIERDEEVDIALTALIANEHCIFLGNPGVAKSQLIRAIASHINANYFEKLITRFSTEDELFGPLSIKELKENDRFVRKTENYLPNAEIAFLDEIFKANSSILNALLSIMNERIYHNGDVIQRVPLISLFGASNELPEENELLAFYDRFLFRKIVSSIKSKENLKNLIYLDEEYIPSTKITTDDIKKLQKKAEKVNIDNIIDYLIDIKTKLNHNNVFISDRRLKKSIKAIKSYALLNGKKEADEEDLEILRHVFWDEVEDYMVVSKIVFEVSNSYSQYALEKKEVLNHLKKELKYIDTKRIKNCGKDYNKLIEILCKVGCIKLELKKMKNEAKSNNKKTGVIDRILKETEEFDKIIEGLLNEL